The segment TCGAAGGACATGCTCCAGGCCATCGTGATGCCTCCCTCGAAGCCGAATCAGGCGGGCGCGGAGCCGGCCAGGAAGGCGGACAACACCGCCGCGGTCTCCTGGGGGTGCTCCACGTGCGGATAGTGACCAGGCCCCGGAATGTGCGCCATGCGCGCGCGCCGGATGGGCGCCACCACGGCCTGCCGCAAGAAGGCCGGCGGCAGGAAGGCGTCATCCGTGGACACCACCAGCGTCGGCGCCGCGATGCGTGCCAGGCGGTCCTGGATGCCACCCGTCGTCCACGCATCGAAGGCGCCTTCAATCGACGCCGCGCTCACCGCGCCCGCGTCCTTCAACAGCGCCTCCAGCTGCTCCGGCGTCAGCGTCTTGCACGCGAGCCCCAGGATGGTCTTCTGCTTCTCACGGTCTCCGGCCGACGTGCGGAACAGCCCCGCCGCCTCCGGAGGCAGCGGCAACCCCGACGCCGGCACCGTGTTGAGCAGCAGCAGCGCGTCCACCCGCGCGGGGACCTCCGACGCGACCCACTGCGCCAGCTGCCCACCCATGCTGTGCCCCACCACCGTGAAGCGCTCCGCACCCACCGCGTCCACCACCGTCAGCACGTCCCTCGCCAGGCCCTCCAACGTGTAGCCGCCGGCCGCCTTGCCCGACTGCCCCGTGCCTCGCGCGTCCGGAATCACCAGCCGCAACCCCGTCAGGTCCAGCCGCTCCACCAGC is part of the Myxococcus fulvus genome and harbors:
- a CDS encoding alpha/beta fold hydrolase, whose product is MPTISSTDGTSLHYRVIGDGPRTVVLVHGWMVSGAVWDGLVERLDLTGLRLVIPDARGTGQSGKAAGGYTLEGLARDVLTVVDAVGAERFTVVGHSMGGQLAQWVASEVPARVDALLLLNTVPASGLPLPPEAAGLFRTSAGDREKQKTILGLACKTLTPEQLEALLKDAGAVSAASIEGAFDAWTTGGIQDRLARIAAPTLVVSTDDAFLPPAFLRQAVVAPIRRARMAHIPGPGHYPHVEHPQETAAVLSAFLAGSAPA